AGAGCACACTGCCATCACGATCCAGCACTGTATCGATCAGATGCGGGGTGACGCGCTTACCGCCCGCAGCGAGTGACGCATAAGCCCCGGCTTCCTTCAATACGGTCGTTTCAACCGCGCCCAATGCGGCGGGCAGGACATGCGGCATTTTATCCACAAGTCCGACATCCTGCGCCATCTTCGCGACGGAATTCATCCCCAGATAGGCGGCGAGGCGGATGGTGACGAGGTTGCGGCTTTCACGCAGGGCATCATGCAATGTTGTCGGGCCCCAATTATCCTTCTCGTAATTCATAGGGTGCCATGTCCCGAAGGAAATCGGCGCATCATCGAATTTCTCAGAGGGCGGGACGCCATTTTCCATCGCGTCAAGATAGACGAACGGCTTGAAGGAGGAGCCAGGCTGACGCAATGCCTGCGTGACGCGGTTGAATTGCGACTGTTTGAAGGACCACCCCCCCACCATCGCCAGGACGCGCCCTGTATGCGCATCGAGACTGATCAGCGCGCCCTGTACTTCCGGGATCTGCCGGATCGCGACGAACGAACTGTTTCTGATCGGCTCGATCATGACGAGGTCACCCTCACCCAGCCTCGGGTCTCCGGATTTCATCCACGCGAAATCCTTGGGCAGAATCTGCGCAATTGTCGCTTTTTTTGACGCGTCAGGACGATATTGATCGCGCCATGCCACCACACCCCGCCGGGCATCTGTCATCACAGCCAGGCGCCATTGCGGCAATATGCCTGCGGGGGGTGTTAATTTCTGGATCAGCTCAGGGTCATTCTGCCGAAAGGCGGTCAGATTGACGTGCCCCACCGGGCCACGCCACCGGGATCGACGACGGTCATATTCCATCAGCCCTTCATGCAGAATATGCGTTGCTGCGTCCTGCAGGCGGGGGTCGAGGCTGGTATGCACTTCAAGCCCCCCTTCCAGAGCACGGGTTTCCCCGTAATCATCAATGAGCTGACGCCGCACCTCACTGGCGAACCACTCCCCGTTCGGCATGGGGCCGAAGCGCTTTGTGTCTTTGGCAATGAGGGGAGAACTCTGCGCTGCCGCCGCATCTTCAGCGCTGAGGGCGCCGGTCTCAACCATCCGGGTCAGCACCCAGTTACGGCGGGAAACCGCTCGATCCGCATGTTTATAGGGGTCATAATTTGACGGCGATTTGGGCAGAGATGCGAGATAAGCCGCCTCCGCATCCGTCAACTCGTCCAACGGTTTATTGAAATAAGTCTGCGCCGCCGCCGCCACGCCGTAAGCACCCTGACCGAGATAAATCCCATTAAGGTAGATTTCGAGGATTTTTTGCTTTGACAGAACGCGCTCGATCCGCATCGCCAGAAGCGCTTCGCGCTCCTTCCGCTCCAGGGTCGGGGCGCGGCTGTTCAGGATCATATTCCGCGCAACCTGCTGTGTGATGGTCGAAGCGCCGACAGGTCGCCGGCCTTTCGGGCGCGTGATGTTGCCAAACTCCGCCCGCAGGATCGCTTTGAGGTCAACGCCGTGATGGGCGTAGAAATTCTTATCCTCAGCCGCGATAAAGGCTTTTTTGACGCGGTCCGGAATTGCATTGAAAGGCGTGTAGAGACGCCTTTCCGCCGCCAGCTCCGCCAGGATGCGGTCATCCGACGCGTAAATACGGCTGACAGTCGGTGGAAGATAGGATTCAAGACTGGCGACACTGGGCAGGCCCGTCGTCATGCGGGAGATCTTGCCGATGACAAAAACGGCACTGCCTATAACCACAGCCAGGATGAGCGCGCCTGACCCGGCGACAAATCGCCGCCATGTGCGCTGACGCGGCCCGAGACGATGCGGATCAAAGGCGTCTCGACGCGGATTGCGGTTCGGCGTAAGGCGATCGGGGTCCGACGGCATGGGTGTCTTATCCAAAAAAAACGGCTGGGTTGAGCGCGCCGCGCAGGGCCGATCTCACTAGCAAAATCAGGCGGGTGGGGCAAATTTCCGTATGTTGCGCGTCGCCATGCTACGCCTGTTTACAGTAAGGCAGCGGCGCGGATCGGGAAGCACCATCAGGATTTATGCTCCTTACGTGATTTTTCCCACGCGTCCCGCCCCTGCTTGTCGAGGGCTTCAATATCCGCTTTCGATAATTTGATATCAACGGCGCGAATATTGTCATCCACATGTGACGGATCGCCGGAACCAGGGATGGGCAGCATCACGGGTGAGCGGGCCAGAAGCCAGGCAAGGGCGATCTGCCCGCTGCGCGCTTTCTTCTCCTTGGCGAGCTTATCAAGGACAGAGCCTTTATCCGCCAGCGCGCCCGCAGCGAGAGGCGCCCAGGGGATGAACCCGATATGGTGCTTCTCACAATATTCGAGGACGTCTTCTGACGTCCGGTCAACGAGGTTGAACCGATTCTGCACCGTCGCGACCTTGAAATATCGTTCGGCCGATTTGATGGTTTTGATATCGACTTCCGACAGGCCGACATGCCGGATCAGCCCCTCTTCCTGCATCGTTTTTATCGCTTCAAACTGGTGCTTCATGTCGCAGTCCGGGCCGATACGGTGTAACTGCCACAAATCGATGGACTTGACCCCAAGGCGGCGCATCGACATCAGAACGCATTGTCGCAGATAATCCGGGTTACCGACAGGCTTCCAGATATCCGGGCCGTGCCGCGTCAGCCCGCCTTTCGTGGCAATGATGATTTTACGGTAAGGGTGAAGCGCGTCATGGACAAAGTCCTCCGCAACGAACGGGCCGTAAGAATCGGCAGTGTCGAAAAAATTTACCCCTGCCTTCCGCGCATGATGAAGCGCGGCAATCGCGCGTGCATGGTCAGCGGGTGGGCCCCAAATGCCTTTACCGGTCAGGCGCATTGTTCCGAAACCGAGGCGCACGACTTCCATCGTTCCACCGATTTTGAACGTGCCCGATTTCCGGGCGTCAGGCGTTCTCATGGCAATATTCCTATAAATTGGCCCGATTTTAACGATTAGCCGCGTCCGCCGTTGCAATAATGGGGTGTATTTCAGCCGCAACCGGCGGGGTTTCGCTTGCCGGGCAATTATGGCATTCAAGGTTGCGGCGCCCATGATACTTGTTGATTGCGCCTTCCCTTCCCCCGAAATTAAGGACGGATTGCCATGACGCAAATCAGCCCGAAGGCCGGTCATACGCTTCCACCTGAAGAACTGACAGATATTCAGGCCCTGCAGGACGCTTATTACGCGCATATCCCGGACGTGGCGGATGCCACGCAGCGCGTCAGCTTCGGCACGTCCGGCCATCGCGGCACATCGGTTCATGGCAGTTTTAACGAAACCCACATCGCCGCGATCGCAGAAGCCATATGCCGTTATCGCGCATCTGAAGGGATTACCGGCCCGCTTTTCGTCGGGATCGACTCCCACGCATTATCCGCCCTCGCTCAAAAAACCGTGATTGAGGTCATGGCGGCGCATAATGTCGCGATTCACATCGATGCCCATGATCGTCTGACGCCGACCCCGGTCATTTCCAACACCATCATCGTCCATAATGCCGATGAGAACGCCCCGCGCGCGGATGGCATCGTCATTACGCCGTCGCATAATCCCCCGTCAGATGGCGGCATCAAATATAATGCGCCGCATGGCGGCCCGGCAGATACAAAAGCCACCGGGCAAATTCAGGACATGGCCAATCAGCTTATGTCGGCGGGGTTGAAGGACGTTAAACGCCTTCCTTATGACACGGCACGCGCCGCGCGTTGCGTCAAAATTTTTGATTTCGTCGCGCCTTACGTAAACGCTTTAGGGTCCGTCATTGATATGGAAGCGATCCGCGCAGCGGAGATTTCCATCGGGATTGACCCGCTGGGCGGCGCATCTCTGGATTACTGGCAGGCCATTATTGAGCGCTTCGGTATTAATGCGACGATCGTCAGTCGGGAGCTAGACCCGCAATTCGGCTTCATGACCGCGGATTGGGATGGTAAAATCCGCATGGACTGCTCCTCCCCCTATGCCATGGCACGTTTGATCAACATGGCGGGCCAGTTCGATATCGCGTTTGCGAATGACCCGGATGCGGATCGTCACGGCATTGTCTGCAAACCGGCAGGATTGATGAACCCCAATCACTATCTTGCTGTCGCCATCTGGTATCTTTTCCAGAACCGGCCTGATTGGCCGCAAGACTGCAAAATCGGCAAGACGCTGGTAAGCTCCGCCCTGATTGACCGTGTCGGGCAGAAATTGGGACGCGACATCATTGAGACTCCTGTCGGGTTCAAGTGGTTTGTGGATGGAATGGCCGCATCCACGCTGGGCTTCGCGGGTGAGGAGAGCGCAGGCGCGTCCTTCTTCAATCGTGCGGGCAAGCCGTGGAGCACGGATAAGGACGGGATCATCCTCTGCCTGCTTGCGGCGGAAATCACCGCCAAAACGGGCAGGACGCCCGGCGAGATCTATGCCGACCTCACGCGGGAACTTGGCGCACCTTTTTACGCCCGCATCGATGCGCCGGCAGACCCGGATCAAAAGCGTGTTTTAAGCGCGCTGAAGGCCGAACAATATGCGGAAACCACGCTGGCAGGTGACCCGATCACCGCCAAGCTTACCCACGCGCCCGGCAATAACGCCCCGATTGGCGGGCTGAAAATCAGCACCGCCCAAGGCTGGTTTGCCGCCCGCCCTTCCGGCACCGAAAACGTCTATAAAATTTACGCGGAAAGCTTCGTTAGCGAAGCGCATCTGAAACAGATCCAGGATGAGGCGCAGGCAGCAATCGCAGGAATCTTCAAAGCGGGTGCAGGCGGCCTTTAACGCTGCCGCACGGCTCGGCGCGTCTTCATCTCAGAAGCGACGACGCGCCGCGACACGCCTTGAGTGGCTGATGAAAAACTGACGAGAGCGCATAAGTCAGAAATGCCCGGCAAACTGTCCGCCATGGCGTGGTGACACGTCCCTACTCGTCGGAGGGACATTTCGCGTCCGCATTGATGACGGCGAGGCGCTCACATGCTTCCTCCAACTGATTGGCGAGCCAGCTCATCGTGTTGCGTCCGGCTTTCTTCGGCGCGCTGGAAAAAATTTCGAGCGTTTCGCGAAGAGCATGGAGATCGGAAAGAACATCGGACCTGTTGAAATCACCACTCTTTATCGTTGAGCGCGTCAAAATCGCTCTACGCATGATCCGTCTGATTTCATCCCGATGGGCAGAAGGCTTATAATCAAACTTTTTGTCCAATTTGCTTCTCCAGACAAGTTCAGCTTTGAGGGCTGAATGCAAAGTTAAGATGCGGGTTGATGCGCGGTCAACAGAAATCAAGAAGTGCTCAGGAGTTGTTGAAAATAATCGTTATCTCGCGCGCCAGAGAGGAAACGCGTGATACCGAACCGGTATTACGCATGGCACATCAGCTGAGCCGCCTCACCTGACCTCATCGCCGCTTTTCAATGATCGACATCACTTATGTGTCACCTGGGGCGCGCAACGAGGTGGTATCGGTGCCTTCGTGCTGTGACGAAAAGCCGCATCCATTTTGCGCGCACGGTCCATATCCTCATAAACAGCGGCCAGCGTGCTCAAAGCCAGTGCGCATTGTGCGGACACCTTGTTACGCACGGCGTTATCGCTGCGCTGCGGCATCAAAACCCGCGCCATGCCTGAGAAACTCAGTTCATCAATCAACATAAGTTCCAGCAGGTTGAAAATCGGTGCTTTGACAGCGTGCTGAAGCTCCGTCAGCGCCAGGCCCACCTGTGCGCGCGTCATACGCCATGAGAGAACGTTATGCACCAGATGCGTGCTGCGGACAGGCGGATCCTGATTTTCGGAATAGCCGTAACGCGCATAAAGCCAATCCCGCCTCAGCCGACAGGAAGCCTGAACTTCCGCATCCTGTATCGCACCGGCATTGAACAGCGCTTCTACCGTTGAAATCACCCGAAAGGGCGCCTTGCGCGTAAAGACGGATTTACTGAGGCGCTCTGCTGTCGGCGTGACCGGCTCGGATGTTGAAATGGCTTTTTCTTTTTCCGGGATACGCTGCTTCAGGTCCGAACTCATTTTTTTGCTCTCCAGACTTTTCTTGTTAATTGAAATATGAGGTCCACACCCTGTCGATGCCGTACCTGCTGACCAAAAAGAGCGCCCGCGCTGCACGATGATGCGGGCGCGTAAGGACTCGACATGGATCAAAGCGACACTTTCTCGACGCATCCATCGCGCCCCGCATCGCGCAACGGGCTTTTGCCAGTGGCGGCAGGCATCAACCGTGATGCGCACAGGCCCTGATACGGGGCCGCAGGAAATCGCGAGCCCCCGCCTCATCCCGCTGAAACCACGCCCCTGCCCACGTCCGTGCCGTTCCGCGCCATCGGAATGCGTTTTTCAGGGCCGCTCTCATGGCGCACGCGGCGTCGCGTGACGAATTCAGACATTGAACCGGATGGTCCACGCCGTGCATATGCGACAAGGCATAAACACCCGGCTTTGCGTCCTGCCGGCATCTTAATTTTTGAGGAAATCTCAATGGATGCGATGATAGAGAGAGTTTGTATCCATAAATGAGTGAAACCATGACTGATAACTCGTTAAAGAGCTTTGCTTCATTGAAATTGGAGGAGTGGATTACCCGCATCCAACAACCAAAAATACGACAATTGTTTTTGTGCCAGAGTGGAACATTTCACGCAAGGGGTAAAATTGCTGTAATGGAACTTCCTTTTCCTTTTTTTGTGATTTTATATTGCGATGCATGACGTCGGTGAAAAGCTGAGGAGCCTCCGGAAGGCTCGCGGCTACAATCAATATGATGTGGTCGCAGAGCTGGACCTCGAAGGTTTCAGCCGCTCGGACCTGTCGAAGATCGAGCGCGGCCATAAGCTCCCTTCCCTCATCGTCATCAGCGCTTTAGCGG
This genomic stretch from Candidatus Kirkpatrickella diaphorinae harbors:
- a CDS encoding aldo/keto reductase, encoding MRTPDARKSGTFKIGGTMEVVRLGFGTMRLTGKGIWGPPADHARAIAALHHARKAGVNFFDTADSYGPFVAEDFVHDALHPYRKIIIATKGGLTRHGPDIWKPVGNPDYLRQCVLMSMRRLGVKSIDLWQLHRIGPDCDMKHQFEAIKTMQEEGLIRHVGLSEVDIKTIKSAERYFKVATVQNRFNLVDRTSEDVLEYCEKHHIGFIPWAPLAAGALADKGSVLDKLAKEKKARSGQIALAWLLARSPVMLPIPGSGDPSHVDDNIRAVDIKLSKADIEALDKQGRDAWEKSRKEHKS
- the pgm gene encoding phosphoglucomutase (alpha-D-glucose-1,6-bisphosphate-dependent): MTQISPKAGHTLPPEELTDIQALQDAYYAHIPDVADATQRVSFGTSGHRGTSVHGSFNETHIAAIAEAICRYRASEGITGPLFVGIDSHALSALAQKTVIEVMAAHNVAIHIDAHDRLTPTPVISNTIIVHNADENAPRADGIVITPSHNPPSDGGIKYNAPHGGPADTKATGQIQDMANQLMSAGLKDVKRLPYDTARAARCVKIFDFVAPYVNALGSVIDMEAIRAAEISIGIDPLGGASLDYWQAIIERFGINATIVSRELDPQFGFMTADWDGKIRMDCSSPYAMARLINMAGQFDIAFANDPDADRHGIVCKPAGLMNPNHYLAVAIWYLFQNRPDWPQDCKIGKTLVSSALIDRVGQKLGRDIIETPVGFKWFVDGMAASTLGFAGEESAGASFFNRAGKPWSTDKDGIILCLLAAEITAKTGRTPGEIYADLTRELGAPFYARIDAPADPDQKRVLSALKAEQYAETTLAGDPITAKLTHAPGNNAPIGGLKISTAQGWFAARPSGTENVYKIYAESFVSEAHLKQIQDEAQAAIAGIFKAGAGGL
- a CDS encoding penicillin-binding protein 1A; translation: MPSDPDRLTPNRNPRRDAFDPHRLGPRQRTWRRFVAGSGALILAVVIGSAVFVIGKISRMTTGLPSVASLESYLPPTVSRIYASDDRILAELAAERRLYTPFNAIPDRVKKAFIAAEDKNFYAHHGVDLKAILRAEFGNITRPKGRRPVGASTITQQVARNMILNSRAPTLERKEREALLAMRIERVLSKQKILEIYLNGIYLGQGAYGVAAAAQTYFNKPLDELTDAEAAYLASLPKSPSNYDPYKHADRAVSRRNWVLTRMVETGALSAEDAAAAQSSPLIAKDTKRFGPMPNGEWFASEVRRQLIDDYGETRALEGGLEVHTSLDPRLQDAATHILHEGLMEYDRRRSRWRGPVGHVNLTAFRQNDPELIQKLTPPAGILPQWRLAVMTDARRGVVAWRDQYRPDASKKATIAQILPKDFAWMKSGDPRLGEGDLVMIEPIRNSSFVAIRQIPEVQGALISLDAHTGRVLAMVGGWSFKQSQFNRVTQALRQPGSSFKPFVYLDAMENGVPPSEKFDDAPISFGTWHPMNYEKDNWGPTTLHDALRESRNLVTIRLAAYLGMNSVAKMAQDVGLVDKMPHVLPAALGAVETTVLKEAGAYASLAAGGKRVTPHLIDTVLDRDGSVLYRAADATLETAQQAADPQKTPSGKSDQTGHQDETSDADAQNVSVPHIVSTQPQIASPESAYQVTSMLQDAIRRGTGRRAAADIDREIAGKTGTSQDFRDAWFAGFAPDIVTVVWVGYDTPRSLGRNETGGRVAGPIWNRFMKFALEGRPKLQFRVPDGITLARYDTGRLIAVDGFKADEAPGASIALHGYGAGTEPLNASDTGADVATSEDDMMPSGETEATAPPAEALPPPSSPSGVETAPTTQSQSDIGLGGLY